The genomic stretch TTTTAGACGGCGAAAATGTTGGCATTCTGTCAGACGACGATCTGGCCACCATTAGAAACAAAAAAATTGGTTTTATTTTCCAATCTTTCAATCTCTTACCACGCACCACCGCTCTCAAAAATGTCATGTTACCCATGGCCTATGCCGGAGTCGACAAGGATGTCCGGGAAATTATAGCCAAAAAGTATCTTAAACTGGTCGGACTTGAAGACAGAATGCAACACACCAGTAACCAGCTTTCCGGTGGCCAACAACAGCGGGTTGCCATTGCCCGTGCTCTGGTCAACGATCCGGCCATGATCTTAGCTGATGAACCGACTGGTAATATCGCCTCCGACCAGGCCGAAGAAATAATGAAAATATTTCAAAAGCTAAATTCCGAGGGCAGAACCGTAATTCTAATTACTCACGAGCCCGACAT from Candidatus Shapirobacteria bacterium encodes the following:
- a CDS encoding ABC transporter ATP-binding protein, encoding MNPDSIIKVTKLSKTYRNDSVETVALRNVSFEVKKGEFVAIMGPSGSGKSTLMHILGALDTPTSGEYILDGENVGILSDDDLATIRNKKIGFIFQSFNLLPRTTALKNVMLPMAYAGVDKDVREIIAKKYLKLVGLEDRMQHTSNQLSGGQQQRVAIARALVNDPAMILADEPTGNIASDQAEEIMKIFQKLNSEGRTVILITHEPDIAHYAKRVIVIKDGNIVQDRLNGRKKI